AAAAATCAGGCCGCATCAAGCCTGGTGATACACTCATTGAAGCCACCTCAGGAAATATGGGAATAGGTCTTGCTCTCGCTGGCGCCGTAAAGGGGTATAAAGTCATCGTGACCATGCCCGAAAAAATGAGTCATGAAAAAGTTGTCGTGTTAGAAGCTCTGGGCGCAAAAATTTACCGCACGCCGACAGAAGCTGCTTATAATGATCCAGATAGTCATATTTCTCTTGCAAAAAGGCTCGCTTCAGAAATCCCTAATGCCCATATCCTGGATCAATACAGCAATGAATCTAATCCAAAAGCGCATTTTCTATATACGGCTCAAGAAATTCTGGACGATATGGGCCCTGATCTTGACATGGTGGTCTTGGGTGTTGGAACCGGAGGGACCATCACAGGACTTTCTCAAAAATTAAAATCCGTTAACCCCAAAATTCAAATTGTGGGCGTGGATCCTTATGGATCTATTTTAGGAGGGGGAACATGTGTTCACTCTTATCAAGTTGAAGGCATCGGGTATGACTTCTTTCCCGACGTTCTCGATAATTCCCTTGTTGATCAGTATATTAAAGTAAATGATCAAGATTCTTTTTCAATGGCCCGTCGTCTTATCCGTGAAGAAGGACTTTTGGTTGGAGGATCCTCTGGTACCGCTGCTTGGGCCGCTCTAAAAGCAGCGCAGAGCTTAAAAAAAGGTCAACGTTGTCTTGTTATTCTTCCAGATGCAATTCGAAATTATCTCACGAAATTTGTTGACGATGCTTGGATGAAAGATAAGGGCTTTGAAATTTAATTTTCTTTTTAGTCGGAGGAATTTTTCATGAAACAAGAAATTGTTACCTTAGAGCCTTTCGAAATTATGGGGCTCAAAGTAAGAACCTCAACCAAAGATGAATTTAATCCCGCCACAGCAAAAATCGGGCCTTTGATTCAAAAATTTTGGCTAGAAAATATTCCAAATAAAATTCCTCATCCTAAAAATTTAAACCACCAGATCTCTTCTTATTCTCATTATGAAAATGAGGATAAAGGAGCTTATGATTACCTTTTTGGACTCGAAGTTCCCAAAAATGAAATTTCTCCCCTTGAGCTCAGCTCTTTAATCATTCAAGGAGGATCTTACGTAAAGTTCACATCTTCCCCAGGTCCTATGCCAGACATTGTTATCCAAATGTGGCAAGCCATTTGGAAGATGTCACCTGCAGAATTAGGCGGCGTTCGAGCTTATA
The Pseudomonadota bacterium DNA segment above includes these coding regions:
- a CDS encoding pyridoxal-phosphate dependent enzyme — encoded protein: MLYDSIIDAIGKTPIVKLSHIGKDLEADLYAKCEFLNPGGSVKDRIGYLMIEDAEKSGRIKPGDTLIEATSGNMGIGLALAGAVKGYKVIVTMPEKMSHEKVVVLEALGAKIYRTPTEAAYNDPDSHISLAKRLASEIPNAHILDQYSNESNPKAHFLYTAQEILDDMGPDLDMVVLGVGTGGTITGLSQKLKSVNPKIQIVGVDPYGSILGGGTCVHSYQVEGIGYDFFPDVLDNSLVDQYIKVNDQDSFSMARRLIREEGLLVGGSSGTAAWAALKAAQSLKKGQRCLVILPDAIRNYLTKFVDDAWMKDKGFEI
- a CDS encoding GyrI-like domain-containing protein; this encodes MKQEIVTLEPFEIMGLKVRTSTKDEFNPATAKIGPLIQKFWLENIPNKIPHPKNLNHQISSYSHYENEDKGAYDYLFGLEVPKNEISPLELSSLIIQGGSYVKFTSSPGPMPDIVIQMWQAIWKMSPAELGGVRAYKTDFELYDERTQDAQHAIVEIYIGIFPNA